One window from the genome of Nicotiana sylvestris chromosome 9, ASM39365v2, whole genome shotgun sequence encodes:
- the LOC104241699 gene encoding protein ABC transporter 1, mitochondrial: MAYLKDIARLADGLSLVAKEAINRQLRHNNLQSLIKKTLLSATDLTGLTKGKVRQIDKEIGGNSAVHPDSNKQSVVYFGDEKTSPSSSCTFTSESEVVPQIERDLPPDEVAAAEFHENVVQSPSQTAIGTSIEGDPQKDSSLSSESNAAEAVGPATPELVIKRQRKPRERKVPSTSFSRALGFAGLGAGLAWGTLQESAKRLVFGTPNLLGKQSALSPYLSEKNAERLALALCRMRGAALKLGQMLSIQDESVVPAPILAALDVVRQGADVMPRSQLNQVLGSELGQDWSSKLKSFDYEPMAAASIGQVHRAVTKDGMDVAMKIQYPGVADSIESDIDNVKLLLGYTNLIPEGLYLENAMKVAKEELFRECDYELEAKSQKRFGILLSGAKGFYVPVVIDDLSSKRVLTSELVPGIPIDKVALLDQETRNYVGRKLLELTLMELFVFRFMQTDPNWSNFLYDESERIINLIDFGAARDYPKPFVDDYLRMVFACANNDRGAIIKLSQRLGFLTGEESEIMMETHVQAGFVVGLPFSKLGGYDFRANNITQSISNLGATMLRHRLTPPPEEAYSLHRKLSGAFLACIKLGAVVPCRELLLEVYEKYEFGEYGNEKLASGSGS; this comes from the exons ATGGCATACCTGAAAGACATAGCGAGGCTGGCAGATGGGCTATCTTTGGTTGCCAAAGAGGCTATCAACCGCCAACTACGCCACAACAACTTGCAATCGTTAATTAAGAAGACTCTTCTCTCCGCCACCGACTTAACCGGACTCACCAAGGGCAAGGTTCGACAAATCGACAAGGAGATCGGTGGAAATTCCGCTGTACATCCTGATTCGAATAAACAAAGCGTTGTTTACTTTGGGGATGAGAAAACTAGCCCCTCTAGTTCTTGTACGTTCACTTCCGAGTCAGAGGTTGTGCCCCAAATTGAACGCGATTTACCGCCGGACGAAGTTGCTGCGGCTGAATTTCATGAAAATGTAGTACAGTCTCCGTCTCAAACTGCTATTGGGACATCCATCGAGGGTGATCCTCAGAAAGATTCATCACTCTCTTCTGAAAGCAACGCTGCTGAAGCTGTTGGGCCTGCCACTCCGGAGCTGGTTATCAAGAGGCAGAGGAAGCCTCGGGAGAGGAAAGTGCCGTCCACTTCTTTTTCTAGAGCTCTTGG GTTTGCGGGCCTTGGAGCTGGTCTTGCTTGGGGTACACTTCAAGAATCTGCCAAGAGGCTTGTTTTTGGTACACCAAACTTGCTAGGGAAACAATCGGCTCTATCCCCCTATCTATCTGAGAAAAATGCAGAACGTCTCGCTCTTGCATTATGTAGAATGCGTGGAGCAGCTTTAAAATTGGGGCAGATGTTAAGCATCCAAGATGAATCTGTGGTTCCAGCTCCG ATCTTAGCTGCTTTGGATGTTGTCCGTCAAGGTGCAGATGTTATGCCGAGGAGTCAGCTTAATCAAGTGTTGGGCAGTGAATTAGGTCAAGATTGGTCATCGAAGTTGAAGAGTTTCGATTATGAACCGATGGCAGCAGCAAGTATTGGACAG GTCCATCGGGCTGTCACAAAGGACGGCATGGATGTTGCTATGAAAATACAGTACCCAGGTGTTGCTGATAGCATTGAGAGTGATATTGATAATGTGAAACTTCTATTAGGTTACACAAATCTAATACCAGAAGGGCTGTACCTTGAAAATGCTATGAAG GTGGCCAAAGAAGAACTCTTTCGTGAATGCGACTATGAGCTGGAAGCGAAGAGCCAAAAAAGATTTGGCATTCTATTATCTGGCGCGAAGGGATTTTATGTTCCAGTGGTCATAGATGATTTGTCAAGTAAACGAGTACTGACTTCAGAACTTGTCCCTG GAATTCCAATTGACAAGGTGGCGTTACTGGATCAAGAGACTCGAAACTACGTCGGAAGGAAATTGCTCGAGCTTACTCTGATGGAGTTGTTTGTTTTTCGTTTCATGCAG ACCGATCCTAATTGGAGCAATTTCCTGTATGATGAGTCTGAAAGAATAATCAATCTCATTGACTTTGGAGCAGCTCGGGACTACCCCAAACCTTTTGTGGATGATTATTTGAGAATG GTTTTTGCTTGCGCAAACAATGACCGGGGAGCTATAATAAAGTTGTCTCAGAGGCTTGGTTTCCTCACAGGAGAAGAATCTGAAATAATGATGGAGACGCATGTCCAGGCAGGTTTTGTTGTGGGGTTACCATTTTCAAAGCTTGGAGGCTATGATTTTCGAGCTAACAATATTACCCAAAGCATTTCAAATCTAGGCGCTACAATGCTGAGGCACAGGCTGACACCGCCACCTGAGGAAGCTTATAGTCTTCACCGTAAACTTTCTGGAGCTTTCCTTGCTTGCATAAAGCTCGGGGCTGTTGTGCCGTGCAGGGAGCTCTTACTTGAAGTGTACGAGAAATATGAATTTGGCGAATATGGTAACGAAAAATTGGCAAGTGGATCAGGGTCATGA
- the LOC138878031 gene encoding uncharacterized protein, producing the protein MEMFKAFMANQNERRDEIPPQSNRQNNSESSRVNEFLKLSPPVFHGSIVDEDLMLWLEGVKKSLRVMKTFDDEAVELAAYQLRDVAGAWFEMWEKERDEDDGQPTWEEIEEAFMANFIPVEDMEAKATEFEQLKQGNKSVQEYYMEFIRLAKYAPHMVKTEKAKIRRFVGGLTYHIKGTTSAAAVGMTTFSSVVGFAKHLEKDRQQRREEKEHNKKARTTGRFNGTSSGGGRNSSNTESLAPVQSSHQLGGRSSFIRTQSYGNQSRQNKNFRTSSSYSQSHAEQHSQQQGLSGTCKQQHSGQCKLGFHGCYHYGDIGHIKANCPKLRRNFSGGSTHPSSYSATTVAPSQARGSHNQVGHGAGKGADRVTQGRGQPRLFAMLDRQSVEASAEVITGILLVCSHNAYAIMDPGSTFSYVTTYFAINLGLEPEQLSEPFLVSTPVGESVKVTRVYRGCIVSVQGRNTKADIIELEMVDFYVIMGIDWLSSCSAMLDCHAKIIRFQFPNEEVLEWKGSSASLVGKFISYLKVQRMIGKGCLAYLAHIINPESEQPALQSVPVVREFLEVFPDDLPGLPPERIIDFGIDLMPGTQPISIPLYRMAPAELN; encoded by the coding sequence ATGGAGATGTTTAAAGCTTTTATGGCCAACCAGAACGAGAGAAGAGATGAGATTCCACCTCAATCAAATAGACAGAACAATTCTGAGTCCTCAAgagtgaatgaatttttgaagttgagtcCTCCAGTGTTCCATGGTTCTATAGTTGATGAAGATCTGATGTTGTGGCTGGAGGGTGTCAAGAAATCCCTCCGAGTGATGAAAACATTTGATGATGAAGCTGTGGAGCTGGCTGCTTACCAGCTTAGAGATGTGGCTGGcgcttggtttgagatgtgggaaaaggaaagagatgaagatgatggtcAGCCTACTTGGGAAGAAATTGAAGAGGCCTTCATGGCTAACTTTATCCCAGTAGAGGATATGGAAGCTAAGGCTACAGAGTTCGAACAGctcaagcaagggaataaaagtgTGCAAGAGTACTACATGGAATTCATAAGGTTAGCTAAGTATGCTCCTCACATGGTTAAGACAGAAAAAGCAAAGATTCGCAGGTTTGTTGGCGGTTTAACTTACCACATTAAGGGTACAACATCAGCTGCAGCAGTAGGGATGACAACCTTCTCCTCTGTTGTGGGATTTGCCAAGCACTTAGAAAAAGACAGACAacaaaggagagaagaaaaagagcataATAAGAAAGCCCGGACAACGGGCAGGTTTAATGGTACATCCAGCGGAGGTGGAAGGAATTCCTCTAATACGGAGTCATTAGCACCAGTTCAGTCCAGTCATCAATTAGGTGGTAGGTCTTCCTTCATACGTACTCAGAGTTATGGAAACCAGTCTCGCCAGAATAAGAAttttaggacatcatcctcatatAGCCAGAGTCATGCTGAGCAACATTCACAACAACAAGGTCTTTCTGGAACATGTAAGCAGCAACATTCAGGTCAGTGCAAGCTCGGGTTTCATGGTTGCTATCATTATGGAGACATTGGTCATATAAAGGCCAACTGCCCAAAGTTGCGACGTAATTTCAGTGGTGGATCAACTCATCCTTCTAGTTACTCAGCTACTACAGTTGCACCATCCCAGGCTCGTGGTTCTCATAATCAGGTCGGGCATGGGGCAGGCAAAGGTGCAGATCGAGTAACTCAGGGAAGGGGACAACCCCGTTTGTTTGCTATGCTTGATCGTCAGAGTGTAGAGGCATCTGCGgaagttattacaggtatactTTTAGTCTGCTCACATAATGCTTATGCCATAATGGATCCAGGTTCAACGTTTTCATATGTGACTACATACTTTGCAATTAACCTCGGACTAGAACCTGAACAACTTAGTGAGCCATTCTTAGTATCTACTCCAGTTGGAGAGTCAGTAAAAGTCACAAGAGTCTATAGAGGTTGTATAGTTTCAGTCCAAGGTCGCAACACCAAAGCCGATATTATAGAGTTAGAAATGGTGGATTTCTATGTAATCATGGGTATAGATTGGTTATCTTCTTGCTCTGCCAtgttagattgtcatgccaagataatcaggttccaatttccaaatgaagaagtcttagagtggaagggtagttcagcatcgcttgtaggtaagtttatttcttaccttaaggtaCAACGAATGATCGGTAAGGGGTGTCTCGCCTATTTGGCTCACATCATTAATCCGGAATCAGAACAACCAGCTCTTCAGTCTGTGCCAGTTGTTAGAGAATTTCTAGAAGTTTTCCCAGATGACCTTCCCGGACTTCCTCCTGAAAGAATCATAGACTTTGGCATTGATCtcatgccaggcactcagcccatatctataccTCTTTATAGGATGGCTCCAGCAGAACTTAATTAG